The Synechococcales cyanobacterium T60_A2020_003 genomic sequence TGATTATTTCCGATTTAAGCTGAAGTCAACGAGTGCCTCCATTATTTCTCTCACCGGATTGTCGGCAGATGCGGATTTAGAAATTTACTATGAAACCCGAAATAATCCGGCAGTTTACAGTCAAACAGGTACAAACAACGAGGTTGCGGTTGATCCCGATGCGCCCAAGGGATTTTACTACGTGCGAGTCTTTCCGGGGACATTTCGTCGTGCCATTGACTATACCCTGACCATTCACGCAGTCGAATTACCCAGGAGTGGTCTAACCTCTCGGGTGCGATCGCGCTCTGCCTCCACCGATAAATTCAATGCGATGGGGGAAACCTCAAAACGACGAAAACAGCCGAAGTCGCTCTGGAAATAGGGTTTCACAATTTCTTCTAGTCTAATTTTTGATGAGTTTCACGCTCGGTGAAACGGGGCGATCGCCCGATCTGCGCGTACTGATACGTTTCGCTAACTATTGCGATTAGTTTCTGAAATCAATGAATCCGTTTCCTTGCGCCCCTAAATTGACGAGAATAAACGAGGAAGGTGAACAAAGGCAGAGGTCATGGAAAAACTGATTCAAGGGCTGCGTAACTTTCAAAGTAGCTATTTTTGTAGCCATCAAGCGCTGTTTGAGGAATTGTCCCACGGGCAAAAACCACGGGTGCTGTTTATTGCCTGTTCGGACTCTAGGGTTGATCCCAATCTCATTACCCAGTCTAAAGTGGGGGATCTGTTTGTTATTCGCAACGCTGGAAATATTGTGCCTCCCTACGGTGCAACCAATGGCGGCGAAGGCGCTTCAATCGAATATGCAATTCAAGCGCTGAATATTAACCAGGTGATCATTTGTGGACACTCCCACTGCGGAGCCATGAAGGGACTGCTAAAGTTGGAAAGCCTGCGGGCCAGTATGCCTCTCGTCTGCAACTGGCTGAGCCATGCAGAGGCCACCCGCCGCCTCATCGAAGAAAGCTACAGCGATCGCGAAGGGGAAGAACTACTGGATATCACCATCGCCGAAAATGTCCTCACCCAATTGGAGAACCTGCGCACCTATCCCATCGTCCATGCCCGCCTATCTCAGAAAAAACTGAGCCTGCACGCCTGGATATACCACATCGAAACGGGCAACGTGATGAGCTACGATCCCGAACGGCATGGTTTTATCCCCCTGAACCAACCGTCGCCTGCCTGTGAGATTGGGGGGGCGTCCGCTGCGGCCTACGCCAAATCGGCCTATCCCGAAGCTGTAGCCGCTTCCTGGTTACCATCTGAGCAGGCCAACCGCATCTATCGCGGTTCTTTCTCCCGTTCGTAACGGCGATCAATCAGGGTCGTCAGTTCTTGCATCAGCGTTTCCTGTTCCTGGCGCAAATGCTCTAACCGCAGCAGAATATCGGCAACACGATTCTCCGCAGGGTGTCCTGTCGGAGCCGTTTCTGCTTGGGCGATCGCCCCCCGTAGCCACCGAAAAAGTTGCTTGATCAGCCACCATAAACCCAAAAAGGGAGCCGCTAAAATCATGAGCCAGGTGCGCTGTAGCAGGCGTCCGGCCAGGGTGATGAGCGTCCACACCAGCGAAATGGTGAGAACCAGCGCGATGAAGCTCCACAGGGGATGGGTAACGAGCCATCCAGCAATCCGGTGTTGGCTGACCCAAACATCTAAAGCCGTTGTCCCCTTCTGCACCAGACTATCGAGAATACTGCTACTGAGGTCTCCCGCTTTCCGAACCGTTTGATCGACGAGGGAGGTCTGGACTTGCTCGGTAACCCGGTTAAGCACCTGATCCGTGAGGCGATCGGCGGCTGTTGCGGCTTGATTTTTGATCTGCTGAATGACGTCGCGGGGATCCCATCCGGGATCAGCGATCGCAGTCTGGACATCTGATATGGCTACGATCCCCAGGCTGATTCCGAGCGATCGCCCCTGCCGCGTTATTGATGGTTTCGGATTAGCCAACGACTGATTCCGGTAGCGATTCTCCACACTGCGATCCATAACCAAGCTCTGCATTCTTAGTTATACCCAACTTGGAGGATCCTGATCCCCATCGGACAATCTAGGTAGCGTGATTAATTAAGATTTATGTGCGATCGCTGACACAGGCTCGCATCGCTTATGGAACACCCTGTATTGTGTCTTTCAGCCGTCAACACTGTTATAGAAAGGCTGATAATTGTATTCATCGCTACAAAATCTTCTTTCCTGGCGGTGATAAAACGTTCATGCCAAGAACAGACGGGAAATCTGTATTGATTGTAGGAGTCGAAGACTAGATGAAAAAGGTTGAGGCGATTATTCGTCCGTTTAAACTCGACGAAGTAAAGAATGCGCTTGTAGAAGCAGGAGTTGTTGGTATGACAGTTTCTGAGGTGCGCGGCTTTGGACGTCAGAAAGGTCAAACCGAACGATATCGGGGTTCTGAGTACACAGTTGAGTTTCTGCAAAAGCTCAAACTTGAGATTGTGGTTAATGACGACAAAGTTGATCAGGTTGTCGAACAAATCATCACGGCAGCTCGCACAGGCGAAATTGGAGATGGTAAGATCTTCGTAACGCCAGTCGAACAAATCATTCGAATTCGCACTAGCGAAAAAAATGTAGAGGCTATCTAGAATCTTGTGTTAGACTTGTAGAATGTCAGGGCAACCTAAAATGGCTAGCCAAACAAGTTTGTATTCCGTTGAGTGAGTGGATACAAGTCGCACTTCCGAAAGGAGGTGCTTTTTTTTAATTGCTTTCAAATCGTAGATACAAGGTTCCATCCAGTAATTTCGTAAGGGAATGTGATCATCTCCTGAAACTTCGGTATCCTCCCTTAGCTTGTGCAGTAGAATTCTTTGGAATCTGGAGGCGATCGCTCCATTGAGGAAGACGCGTTGATTGGCTTCAGATCTCGATAGTCCATCCCAACGCCAAGGTGTTTGACCCAGCATGAAACTAACGGCACGAGTCCAGCAAGTCCCCGCATCCATTACCCTCGCTATTTCTGCCAAGGCGAAAGCCATGAAGGCTGAGGGAATTGATGTTTGTAGCTTTAGCGCGGGTGAACCCGATTTTGACACGCCCAAGCACATCTGTGAGGCAGCTAAAAAGGCACTGGATGAGGGTAAAACGCGTTATGGCCCAGCCGCAGGCGAACCGAAGCTCAGAGAGGCGATCGCCCAAAAGCTCAAGGCGGATGACAACCTAGAGTACGCACCCGAAAACATCATTGTCACCAACGGGGGCAAGCATTCTCTGTTTAACCTGATGATGGCGTT encodes the following:
- a CDS encoding carbonic anhydrase, whose amino-acid sequence is MEKLIQGLRNFQSSYFCSHQALFEELSHGQKPRVLFIACSDSRVDPNLITQSKVGDLFVIRNAGNIVPPYGATNGGEGASIEYAIQALNINQVIICGHSHCGAMKGLLKLESLRASMPLVCNWLSHAEATRRLIEESYSDREGEELLDITIAENVLTQLENLRTYPIVHARLSQKKLSLHAWIYHIETGNVMSYDPERHGFIPLNQPSPACEIGGASAAAYAKSAYPEAVAASWLPSEQANRIYRGSFSRS
- a CDS encoding P-II family nitrogen regulator, which translates into the protein MKKVEAIIRPFKLDEVKNALVEAGVVGMTVSEVRGFGRQKGQTERYRGSEYTVEFLQKLKLEIVVNDDKVDQVVEQIITAARTGEIGDGKIFVTPVEQIIRIRTSEKNVEAI
- a CDS encoding PPC domain-containing protein; this encodes MARDIAGNSFNTALNLGTLRNKTRSITEVVGRLDSNDYFRFKLKSTSASIISLTGLSADADLEIYYETRNNPAVYSQTGTNNEVAVDPDAPKGFYYVRVFPGTFRRAIDYTLTIHAVELPRSGLTSRVRSRSASTDKFNAMGETSKRRKQPKSLWK